A window of Enoplosus armatus isolate fEnoArm2 chromosome 3, fEnoArm2.hap1, whole genome shotgun sequence contains these coding sequences:
- the pfkfb2b gene encoding 6-phosphofructo-2-kinase/fructose-2,6-bisphosphatase 2 isoform X1 produces MSSTPIDNSSANSAEAKKTDLRMNEKKCSWASYMTNSPTMIVMIGLPARGKTYMSKKLTRYLNWIGVPTKVFNLGVYRREAVRAYKSYDFFRHDNEEAMRIRKQCALVALQDVKAYLTKEGGQIAVFDATNTTRERRDLILAFVKENAFKVFFVESVCDDPEVIAANILEVKVSSPDYPERHRERVMDDFLKRIECYKVTYQPLDPDDYDKDLSFIKVMNVGRRFLVNRVQDYIQSKIVYYLMNIHVHSHSIYLCRHGESNHNVEGRIGGDSELSPRGKQFAHALRDFIEEHKLSDLKVWTSQLRRTIQTAEELCVPYEQWKILNEIDAGVCEEMTYEMIQNTFPEEFALRDQDKYHYRYPGGESYQDLVQRLEPVIMELERQGNVLVVCHQAVMRCLLAYFLDKSAEDLPYMKCPLHTVLKLTPVAYGCKVEMFYLNVEAVNTHRDRPLGKILMDSALIHRRNSYTPLASHDQVKRPRLYSAGNQPWLPLAPTPSALMPEGRQSQESLCEGIDFDSPEEASGCVRF; encoded by the exons CGTGGGCTTCCTATATGACTAATTCTCCAACAATGATCGTAATGATCGGCCTGCCTGCAAGAGGGAAGACCTACATGTCAAAGAAGCTCACACGTTACCTCAACTGGATCGGAGTCCCAACCAAAG TGTTTAACTTGGGCGTGTACCGCAGAGAGGCGGTCAGAGCTTATAAATCCTATGATTTCTTCCGCCACGACAATGAGGAGGCCATGAGAATCAGGAA gCAGTGTGCTCTGGTAGCTCTGCAGGACGTGAAGGCATACCTGACGAAGGAGGGAGGTCAGATCGCG GTGTTTGatgcaacaaacacaacaagagAACGGCGAGATCTCATTCTGGCTTTTGTCAAGGAGAATGCGTTCAAG GTGTTCTTTGTGGAGTCGGTGTGTGACGACCCAGAGGTCATAGCTGCTAATATTCTG gaagtgaaagtgTCCAGTCCAGACTAccctgagagacacagagagagagtaatgGACGACTTTCTCAAACGAATCGAGTGCTACAAGGTTACCTACCAACCGTTAGATCCTGATGATTACGACAA GGACCTGTCTTTTATCAAGGTGATGAACGTGGGCCGGCGTTTTCTGGTGAACCGGGTGCAGGACTACATCCAGAGTAAGATCGTCTACTACCTCATGAACATCCATGTGCACTCGCACTCCATCTACCTGTGTCGGCACGGAGAGAGCAACCACAACGTTGAAGGCCGCATCGGAGGAGACTCTGAACTTTCTCCTCGAGGGAAACAG TTCGCCCATGCCCTGCGAGATTTCATTGAAGAGCACAAATTGTCGGATTTGAAGGTGTGGACGAGCCAACTGAGAAGAACCATCCAGACAGCGGAGGAGCTGTGCGTTCCTTATGAACAGTGGAAGATCCTCAACGAGATTGATGCT ggtgtgtgtgaggagatgaCTTACGAGATGATCCAGAACACATTCCCAGAGGAGTTTGCTTTGAGGGACCAGGACAAGTACCACTATCGCTATCCAGGAGGAGAG TCCTACCAAGACCTTGTTCAACGCTTGGAGCCGGTTATCATGGAGTTGGAGAGACAGGGCAACGTGTTGGTTGTCTGCCACCAGGCTGTGATGCGCTGTCTGCTAGCTTACTTCCTGGACAAGAGTGCAG AAGATCTACCATACATGAAATGCCCGCTCCACACAGTACTCAAGCTAACCCCTGTTGCATATG GTTGTAAAGTGGAAATGTTTTACCTTAATGTGGAGGCAGTAAACACACATCGAGACCGGCCTCTT GGTAAAATCCTGATGGACTCTGCTCTCATACACCGGCGGAATAGTTACACTCCCTTGGCCAGTCACGACCAGGTCAAGCGTCCCAGGCTCTACAGCGCGGGCAACCAGCCCTGGCTACCCCTCGCCCCCACCCCGTCGGCTCTGATGCCAGAGGGACGGCAAAGCCAA GAGTCCCTGTGCGAAGGAATCGACTTTGACAGCCCAGAAGAAGCTAGTGGCTGTGTCCGCTTCTGA
- the pfkfb2b gene encoding 6-phosphofructo-2-kinase/fructose-2,6-bisphosphatase 2 isoform X2 produces MSSTPIDNSSANSAEAKKTDLRMNEKKCSWASYMTNSPTMIVMIGLPARGKTYMSKKLTRYLNWIGVPTKVFNLGVYRREAVRAYKSYDFFRHDNEEAMRIRKQCALVALQDVKAYLTKEGGQIAVFDATNTTRERRDLILAFVKENAFKVFFVESVCDDPEVIAANILEVKVSSPDYPERHRERVMDDFLKRIECYKVTYQPLDPDDYDKDLSFIKVMNVGRRFLVNRVQDYIQSKIVYYLMNIHVHSHSIYLCRHGESNHNVEGRIGGDSELSPRGKQFAHALRDFIEEHKLSDLKVWTSQLRRTIQTAEELCVPYEQWKILNEIDAGVCEEMTYEMIQNTFPEEFALRDQDKYHYRYPGGESYQDLVQRLEPVIMELERQGNVLVVCHQAVMRCLLAYFLDKSAEDLPYMKCPLHTVLKLTPVAYGCKVEMFYLNVEAVNTHRDRPLGKILMDSALIHRRNSYTPLASHDQVKRPRLYSAGNQPWLPLAPTPSALMPEGRQSQPRIGSGCLSPCAKESTLTAQKKLVAVSASE; encoded by the exons CGTGGGCTTCCTATATGACTAATTCTCCAACAATGATCGTAATGATCGGCCTGCCTGCAAGAGGGAAGACCTACATGTCAAAGAAGCTCACACGTTACCTCAACTGGATCGGAGTCCCAACCAAAG TGTTTAACTTGGGCGTGTACCGCAGAGAGGCGGTCAGAGCTTATAAATCCTATGATTTCTTCCGCCACGACAATGAGGAGGCCATGAGAATCAGGAA gCAGTGTGCTCTGGTAGCTCTGCAGGACGTGAAGGCATACCTGACGAAGGAGGGAGGTCAGATCGCG GTGTTTGatgcaacaaacacaacaagagAACGGCGAGATCTCATTCTGGCTTTTGTCAAGGAGAATGCGTTCAAG GTGTTCTTTGTGGAGTCGGTGTGTGACGACCCAGAGGTCATAGCTGCTAATATTCTG gaagtgaaagtgTCCAGTCCAGACTAccctgagagacacagagagagagtaatgGACGACTTTCTCAAACGAATCGAGTGCTACAAGGTTACCTACCAACCGTTAGATCCTGATGATTACGACAA GGACCTGTCTTTTATCAAGGTGATGAACGTGGGCCGGCGTTTTCTGGTGAACCGGGTGCAGGACTACATCCAGAGTAAGATCGTCTACTACCTCATGAACATCCATGTGCACTCGCACTCCATCTACCTGTGTCGGCACGGAGAGAGCAACCACAACGTTGAAGGCCGCATCGGAGGAGACTCTGAACTTTCTCCTCGAGGGAAACAG TTCGCCCATGCCCTGCGAGATTTCATTGAAGAGCACAAATTGTCGGATTTGAAGGTGTGGACGAGCCAACTGAGAAGAACCATCCAGACAGCGGAGGAGCTGTGCGTTCCTTATGAACAGTGGAAGATCCTCAACGAGATTGATGCT ggtgtgtgtgaggagatgaCTTACGAGATGATCCAGAACACATTCCCAGAGGAGTTTGCTTTGAGGGACCAGGACAAGTACCACTATCGCTATCCAGGAGGAGAG TCCTACCAAGACCTTGTTCAACGCTTGGAGCCGGTTATCATGGAGTTGGAGAGACAGGGCAACGTGTTGGTTGTCTGCCACCAGGCTGTGATGCGCTGTCTGCTAGCTTACTTCCTGGACAAGAGTGCAG AAGATCTACCATACATGAAATGCCCGCTCCACACAGTACTCAAGCTAACCCCTGTTGCATATG GTTGTAAAGTGGAAATGTTTTACCTTAATGTGGAGGCAGTAAACACACATCGAGACCGGCCTCTT GGTAAAATCCTGATGGACTCTGCTCTCATACACCGGCGGAATAGTTACACTCCCTTGGCCAGTCACGACCAGGTCAAGCGTCCCAGGCTCTACAGCGCGGGCAACCAGCCCTGGCTACCCCTCGCCCCCACCCCGTCGGCTCTGATGCCAGAGGGACGGCAAAGCCAA CCTCGGATAGGAAGCGGTTGTCT GAGTCCCTGTGCGAAGGAATCGACTTTGACAGCCCAGAAGAAGCTAGTGGCTGTGTCCGCTTCTGAGTGA
- the yod1 gene encoding ubiquitin thioesterase OTU1 isoform X2, translated as MPVSCRMLRLRCKTKNGSHIMQGLTHQSCVQELKRKVEELTGIPCDVQKIMVGYPPSSLDLRNGDAHLNDYPIKSGDTLIVEEEKNKPKPQDHPTVTKAPRLEASPMLARRVVPADNSCLFTSVYYVVEGGVYDPACAPEMRGLIAQIVSSDPAAYSEAVLGKTNEEYCTWIRRDDTWGGAIEVSILSKFYQCEICVVDTQTVRVDRFGEDAGYHKRVLLIYDGIHYDPLQKETPGSDAPPQTIFSTTDDVILALALELADEARRKRQFTDVNRFALRCMVCQTGLVGQKEAREHAKETGHTNFGEV; from the exons atgccggtgtcat GCAGAATGTTGCGGCTTcgctgtaaaaccaaaaatggGAGCCACATAATGCAGGGCTTGACTCATCAGTCCTGTGTGCAAGAGCtgaagaggaaggtggaggagctgaCTGGTATCCCCTGTGATGTGCAGAAAATTATGGTTGGTTATCCACCCTCCAGCCTTGATCTTCGAAATGGCGATGCTCACCTCAATGACTACCCCATCAAATCAG GAGACACTCTCATTGTTGAGGAAGAAAAGAACAAGCCAAAGCCTCAGGATCATCCCACTGTGACTAAAGCACCACGTCTGGAAGCCTCACCCATGCTGGCACGTCGAGTGGTCCCAGCTGACAACTCCTGCCTCTTCACCAGTGTGTATTATGTGGTGGAAGGTGGTGTATATGACCCTGCTTGCGCCCCAGAGATGCGAGGCCTCATCGCCCAGATTGTGTCAAGTGACCCCGCAGCTTACTCTGAAGCTGTGCTGGGAAAGACCAACGAGGAGTACTGCACTTGGATAAGACGTGACGACACCTGGGGAGGAGCCATCGAGGTGTCTATCCTGTCCAAGTTTTACCAGTGTGAGATCTGTGTGGTGGACACTCAGACAGTCCGAGTGGATCGATTTGGGGAGGATGCTGGCTACCACAAACGTGTGCTGCTCATCTACGACGGCATCCACTATGACCCGCTGCAGAAAGAAACGCCTGGCTCTGACGCCCCGCCCCAGACTATCTTCTCCACCACAGATGACGTAATCCTGGCCCTGGCCCTGGAGCTGGCAGACGAGGCTCGCCGCAAGCGGCAGTTCACAGACGTTAACCGCTTCGCATTGCGATGCATGGTGTGCCAGACAGGCCTGGTGGGACAAAAGGAGGCTCGTGAGCACGCCAAGGAGACAGGCCACACCAATTTTGGCGAAGTGTGA
- the yod1 gene encoding ubiquitin thioesterase OTU1 isoform X1, with the protein MLRLRCKTKNGSHIMQGLTHQSCVQELKRKVEELTGIPCDVQKIMVGYPPSSLDLRNGDAHLNDYPIKSGDTLIVEEEKNKPKPQDHPTVTKAPRLEASPMLARRVVPADNSCLFTSVYYVVEGGVYDPACAPEMRGLIAQIVSSDPAAYSEAVLGKTNEEYCTWIRRDDTWGGAIEVSILSKFYQCEICVVDTQTVRVDRFGEDAGYHKRVLLIYDGIHYDPLQKETPGSDAPPQTIFSTTDDVILALALELADEARRKRQFTDVNRFALRCMVCQTGLVGQKEAREHAKETGHTNFGEV; encoded by the exons ATGTTGCGGCTTcgctgtaaaaccaaaaatggGAGCCACATAATGCAGGGCTTGACTCATCAGTCCTGTGTGCAAGAGCtgaagaggaaggtggaggagctgaCTGGTATCCCCTGTGATGTGCAGAAAATTATGGTTGGTTATCCACCCTCCAGCCTTGATCTTCGAAATGGCGATGCTCACCTCAATGACTACCCCATCAAATCAG GAGACACTCTCATTGTTGAGGAAGAAAAGAACAAGCCAAAGCCTCAGGATCATCCCACTGTGACTAAAGCACCACGTCTGGAAGCCTCACCCATGCTGGCACGTCGAGTGGTCCCAGCTGACAACTCCTGCCTCTTCACCAGTGTGTATTATGTGGTGGAAGGTGGTGTATATGACCCTGCTTGCGCCCCAGAGATGCGAGGCCTCATCGCCCAGATTGTGTCAAGTGACCCCGCAGCTTACTCTGAAGCTGTGCTGGGAAAGACCAACGAGGAGTACTGCACTTGGATAAGACGTGACGACACCTGGGGAGGAGCCATCGAGGTGTCTATCCTGTCCAAGTTTTACCAGTGTGAGATCTGTGTGGTGGACACTCAGACAGTCCGAGTGGATCGATTTGGGGAGGATGCTGGCTACCACAAACGTGTGCTGCTCATCTACGACGGCATCCACTATGACCCGCTGCAGAAAGAAACGCCTGGCTCTGACGCCCCGCCCCAGACTATCTTCTCCACCACAGATGACGTAATCCTGGCCCTGGCCCTGGAGCTGGCAGACGAGGCTCGCCGCAAGCGGCAGTTCACAGACGTTAACCGCTTCGCATTGCGATGCATGGTGTGCCAGACAGGCCTGGTGGGACAAAAGGAGGCTCGTGAGCACGCCAAGGAGACAGGCCACACCAATTTTGGCGAAGTGTGA
- the LOC139282933 gene encoding specifically androgen-regulated gene protein, with the protein MPKSDTWPGGIGLETMTGMDSAGSCDSVVSANSGFSDDSLEHLSAEERACLMFLEETIESLDTEEDSGLSNDEPDQLPSPGNLATKLSDLSASMSKSKLNSSQKHIKENVDIKPMQGVLVPTPLVVASSSPCSAPSAKPDILPDKNFSSKPHFTPSSKEPGHKHNQKPVAPQVPLEVNVVIPPPTKPRDYSVRIAEGPLPRGPLSYEALVHLRRSASTKKTPLCPTIDHTIDLNKRLPVTVEGPNLGNLLRSDRYHSEASMSKTGPPVVAPKPKQIPSNISVKTQNEASTISDSSYSVKHAKDPQVVRLEALQKLGLLKDQPTNNETVAPLSLPKSHTSLDPTPNTFARGPSNVNPSRSPSFCHSCVPTEPKNRPLQSSASFNHYPRHDQQPVSVSHPAQSKGLRAAGLERSATLGNHRNCPEPRHTTAAQPVPNKSSNSVAYTVMVVPGMGADRKEALRKLGLLKD; encoded by the exons ATGCCCAAAAGCGATACCTGGCCAGGTGGCATTGGATTGGAGACGATGACTGGCATGGACAGTGCTGGCAGCTGCGACAGCGTTGTCAGCGCCAACTCTGGCTTT AGTGATGATAGTCTGGAGCACCTTTCTGCTGAAGAAAGGGCCTGTCTCATGTTTTTGGAGGAGACTATTGAGTCTTTGGATACTGAGGAGGATAGTGGACTGTCCAATGATGAACCTGACCAACTGCCCAGCCCTGGCAACCTTGCTACCAAACTGTCTGACCTGTCAGCCTCCATGAGCAAAAGCAAGCTGAACA gttcacagaaacacataaaagaaaatgttgacatCAAACCAATGCAGGGCGTCCTGGTTCCTACACCTCTTGTTGTGGCAAGCAGCTCTCCATGTTCTGCACCCAGTGCTAAGCCGGACATCCTTCCAGACAAGAACTTCAGCTCTAAGCCTCACTTCACTCCTTCAAGCAAAGAACCTGGTCACAAACATAACCAGAAACCTGTTGCTCCCCAAGTACCCTTAGAGGTCAATGTTGTCATACCTCCTCCGACCAAACCCAGGGACTACTCAGTTAGGATAGCTGAGGGTCCTTTACCTAGAGGACCTCTGTCCTATGAGGCACTTGTTCACCTGCGGAGGAGTGCCTCCACAAAGAAGACGCCCTTATGTCCAACAATTGATCATACTATAGACTTGAACAAGCGTCTTCCTGTTACAGTGGAAGGCCCAAACCTCGGAAATCTGCTAAGATCTGACAGATACCACTCAGAGGCTTCTATGTCTAAGACGGGTCCTCCGGTTGTGGCCCCCAAACCCAAACAGATTCCTTCCAACATatctgtgaaaacacaaaatgaagcaTCCACAATCTCAGACTCTTCATACAGTGTCAAGCATGCAAAAGATCCCCAGGTCGTGAGACTGGAAGCTTTGCAGAAGCTGGGCCTCCTGAAAGATCAACCAACAAACAATGAGACAGTAGCCCCACTGTCTCTGCCTAAGTCTCACACCTCTTTGGATCCAACACCTAACACATTTGCAAGAGGTCCATCTAATGTTAATCCATCAAGAAGCCCATCGTTTTGTCACTCTTGTGTGCCCACAGAGCCCAAGAACAGGCCTCTGCAGAGCAGTGCCAGTTTCAATCACTACCCCAGACATGACCAACAGCCTGTGTCTGTATCTCATCCCGCTCAATCCAAAGGACTGAGGGCAGCTGGTTTGGAGCGCTCTGCTACCCTGGGCAACCACAGAAACTGTCCTGAACCTCGACACACCACTGCAGCTCAGCCCGTACCCAACAAATCCTCAAACTCAGTAGCATACACTGTGATGGTGGTGCCCGGGATGGGAGCTGATCGAAAAGAAGCACTCAGAAAGCTCGGACTGCTCAAAGACTGA